One stretch of Chryseobacterium fluminis DNA includes these proteins:
- a CDS encoding acyl-CoA dehydrogenase gives MDFNLSEEQLMIQQAARDFAQNELLPEVIERDRDQKFPAEQVKKMGEMGLLGMMVDPKYGGAGMDSVSYVLAMEEIAKVDASAAVVMSVNNSLVCAGLEKFASEEQKVKYLTPLASGQVIGAFALSEPEAGSDATSQKTTAEDKGDYYLLNGIKNWITNGGTATYYIVIAQTDPEKKHKGINAFIVERSWEGFEVGTKEDKLGIRGSDTHSLIFNNVKVPKENRIGEDGFGFNFAMAVLNGGRIGIASQALGIASGAYELALKYAKTRKAFKTEIINHQAIAFKLADMATQITAARMLCYKAATEKDAGKDISESGAMAKLYASQVAMDTTVEAVQIHGGYGYVKEYHVERMMRDAKITQIYEGTSEIQKIVISRSIAK, from the coding sequence ATGGACTTTAATTTATCGGAAGAACAGCTGATGATTCAGCAGGCAGCAAGGGATTTTGCGCAGAACGAACTACTACCCGAAGTTATCGAAAGAGACCGTGACCAGAAATTTCCTGCTGAACAGGTAAAGAAAATGGGCGAAATGGGACTTTTGGGAATGATGGTAGACCCTAAATACGGTGGTGCCGGAATGGATAGTGTTTCTTATGTGTTGGCAATGGAGGAGATCGCAAAAGTGGATGCGTCTGCAGCTGTTGTAATGTCTGTAAACAACTCTCTGGTATGTGCCGGTCTTGAAAAATTCGCTTCTGAAGAACAGAAAGTGAAATATCTCACCCCTTTGGCAAGCGGACAGGTGATCGGAGCTTTTGCACTTTCTGAGCCCGAAGCCGGTTCTGATGCCACTTCTCAGAAAACCACTGCAGAAGATAAGGGAGATTATTATCTTTTAAACGGAATCAAAAACTGGATCACTAACGGTGGTACTGCTACCTACTATATCGTCATTGCCCAGACAGATCCTGAGAAAAAACATAAAGGAATCAATGCGTTTATCGTTGAAAGAAGTTGGGAAGGTTTTGAAGTGGGAACAAAAGAAGATAAACTGGGAATCAGAGGAAGTGATACCCATTCTTTAATTTTCAACAACGTAAAAGTACCGAAAGAAAACAGAATCGGGGAAGACGGCTTCGGATTTAATTTTGCCATGGCAGTCTTGAACGGCGGAAGAATCGGTATTGCTTCCCAGGCATTAGGGATCGCTTCCGGAGCGTATGAACTGGCTCTGAAATATGCTAAAACAAGAAAAGCTTTTAAAACAGAAATCATCAACCACCAGGCTATTGCTTTCAAGCTGGCAGATATGGCTACTCAGATCACAGCGGCGAGAATGCTTTGCTATAAAGCGGCTACTGAAAAAGATGCCGGAAAAGATATCTCGGAAAGTGGGGCGATGGCAAAATTGTACGCTTCCCAGGTAGCCATGGATACCACTGTAGAAGCAGTACAGATCCACGGAGGATACGGGTATGTAAAAGAATATCATGTAGAAAGAATGATGCGGGATGCCAAAATCACCCAGATTTATGAAGGAACTTCTGAAATTCAGAAGATCGTGATCTCAAGAAGCATTGCGAAGTAA
- a CDS encoding DUF4349 domain-containing protein, with product MKKFILMIAVSGSFVMCKKGETTQSQFEKAVNSADSTATAASETINKVSDQASEALDSASIKIKEFDHVKDEVREKMENTSKSIDSLSDKISSTKLETKAEKTDSAEKKKEKIIVHVPAPKIIRETKIVYKDQQKKENYEITAAKNRMVKSGFISLNTDNADTVKEVIKEEVKRNNGFIKSENLSYTVNEHAKNTSSSYAENNHKVYEIQVKIPLRNFDDLMNDLSNMGEIENKNIEVFGNQYAENSICSISITLSDKTEVQRAPETFGEKSLAALSSGWEVVTSIFLFILPLWPLILIAGIGYYFYKKRNKKLPDNDHH from the coding sequence ATGAAAAAGTTCATTCTTATGATTGCAGTATCCGGCAGCTTTGTTATGTGTAAGAAAGGGGAAACTACCCAGTCCCAATTTGAAAAAGCGGTAAATTCCGCAGACAGTACTGCGACAGCAGCGTCCGAAACCATAAATAAAGTAAGTGATCAGGCCAGTGAAGCGTTAGACTCTGCCTCCATTAAAATAAAGGAATTCGACCATGTCAAAGATGAAGTAAGAGAAAAAATGGAGAACACTTCCAAAAGCATCGATTCTCTATCCGATAAAATTTCATCGACAAAACTGGAAACTAAAGCCGAAAAGACTGACTCTGCGGAAAAAAAGAAGGAAAAGATCATTGTCCATGTTCCTGCCCCGAAAATTATCAGGGAGACCAAAATTGTGTACAAAGACCAGCAGAAAAAAGAAAACTATGAGATTACCGCTGCTAAAAACAGAATGGTAAAATCCGGATTTATCTCCCTTAATACAGACAATGCAGATACTGTAAAAGAAGTAATTAAAGAAGAGGTAAAAAGAAATAACGGATTTATTAAGAGTGAAAACCTTTCTTATACCGTAAATGAGCATGCAAAAAATACATCCTCCTCCTACGCTGAAAATAATCACAAAGTCTACGAAATACAGGTAAAAATCCCTCTCCGGAATTTTGATGACCTGATGAATGATCTGAGTAATATGGGTGAGATTGAGAATAAAAATATAGAAGTTTTCGGAAATCAGTATGCAGAGAATTCGATCTGCAGTATATCCATCACACTGTCAGATAAAACTGAAGTCCAGAGAGCGCCTGAAACCTTCGGTGAAAAATCACTGGCGGCTCTCTCTTCCGGCTGGGAAGTGGTCACTTCGATTTTCCTGTTCATCCTCCCGTTATGGCCATTGATATTAATTGCCGGCATTGGATACTACTTCTATAAAAAAAGAAATAAAAAGCTGCCTGATAATGATCATCATTAA
- a CDS encoding zinc-dependent metalloprotease encodes MKKNLLFLAGFLAISGSAWAQQNQWTKVSEKNVRDFREGNITVSEYKLLSLNKDVLSDQLSAAPDRSRISTAKGVLIKFPNDQGAFDTYEVYEASTMNAGLQSRYSDIRSYIGTKAGEPSSTIRFTLDPYFGLNAVVKNTKGMYYIDSYSQDNRIYRVYDRKNASSQSRFACLVNEDEILKQTSGGGLQNKTVIDGLLRRYRLAITTTTEYTAYISQQAGVGGGTDAQKKATVLAAVNLVVARLNQVFENDISVTLQLIANTDSLFFINTDTFDALDAGQMIDQNITVTNAAIGINNYDIGHVFFQASQGNDNGLAYTPAVCNNSVKAGGVTGSAAPVGDPFVIDYVAHEMGHQFGANHTQNNACNRNTATSIEPGSASSIMGYAGICSPNVQSNSDAYFHSVSIREMYLRITGAGNCGVNTATGNNEPTANAGPDRTIPIGTPFALIGVGSDPDGNAITYNWEQIDAGAALMPPRPTNTIGPMFRSMWGTTSPTRYFPRLSTIVEGYDPSVLTASNYRSWEKLPTAARTLNFSLLVRDNNPVGGQTGRDDIQLTVSAAAGPFTVSSQNTAGITWTAGQQQTVTWNVANTNAAPVNTANVSILISMDGGLTFPHTLVASTPNNGSYTFTVPNGLGNSSNARIMVKAVDNVFLNVNAANFTINSNLSTGETGKENGLKIYPNPSKGIFTIESDSKTNISYTLYAMDGKLVHPKKEVSRNGGKIVEKVNVSDLPSGVYIIQVDQEGQKISKKLMINK; translated from the coding sequence ATGAAAAAAAATTTATTATTTCTTGCAGGCTTCCTGGCGATTTCGGGATCTGCATGGGCACAGCAGAACCAATGGACGAAAGTTTCTGAAAAAAATGTCAGGGATTTTCGTGAAGGAAATATTACAGTTTCAGAATATAAGCTTTTAAGCCTTAATAAAGACGTGCTCAGCGATCAGTTATCTGCAGCTCCGGACAGATCCAGAATATCGACAGCCAAAGGGGTACTGATAAAATTTCCTAATGATCAGGGAGCGTTTGATACCTATGAGGTTTATGAAGCGTCAACCATGAATGCCGGGCTCCAATCCAGATATTCGGATATCAGATCATATATAGGTACGAAAGCAGGAGAACCATCAAGTACCATCAGGTTTACTCTTGATCCGTATTTCGGACTGAATGCAGTCGTAAAAAATACAAAAGGGATGTATTATATCGATTCTTATTCTCAGGATAATAGGATTTACAGAGTATATGACCGTAAGAATGCATCTTCTCAAAGCAGGTTTGCCTGTCTGGTGAATGAAGATGAGATTCTTAAGCAGACATCAGGCGGAGGATTGCAGAATAAAACAGTTATTGACGGCTTATTGCGCAGATATAGGCTGGCTATCACCACAACTACGGAATATACGGCTTATATTTCCCAGCAGGCGGGAGTAGGAGGAGGAACCGATGCTCAGAAAAAAGCCACAGTGCTGGCTGCAGTGAATCTGGTTGTGGCCCGCCTCAATCAGGTTTTTGAAAATGATATCTCCGTAACCCTGCAGCTGATCGCCAACACAGATTCCCTGTTCTTCATCAATACGGACACTTTTGATGCATTGGATGCAGGTCAGATGATTGATCAGAATATTACAGTAACCAATGCCGCGATAGGAATTAATAATTATGATATCGGACATGTCTTTTTTCAGGCATCCCAGGGAAATGATAACGGATTGGCCTATACCCCTGCAGTCTGTAATAACAGCGTAAAAGCCGGTGGCGTTACAGGATCAGCGGCTCCGGTGGGAGATCCTTTTGTCATTGATTATGTTGCTCACGAAATGGGACATCAGTTCGGGGCCAATCATACCCAGAATAATGCCTGCAACAGGAATACGGCGACCTCTATAGAACCCGGAAGTGCCAGTTCAATTATGGGGTATGCCGGAATCTGTTCTCCCAATGTGCAAAGCAACAGCGATGCCTATTTTCACAGTGTAAGTATCCGGGAAATGTATCTCAGAATCACGGGAGCAGGAAACTGTGGCGTTAATACTGCTACGGGAAATAATGAGCCGACTGCCAATGCCGGACCCGACAGAACCATTCCTATCGGGACGCCGTTTGCATTAATAGGTGTAGGTTCTGATCCTGACGGTAATGCGATTACCTACAACTGGGAGCAGATCGATGCAGGCGCAGCTTTAATGCCACCGAGACCTACCAATACCATAGGACCAATGTTCCGATCGATGTGGGGTACTACCTCTCCGACACGATATTTTCCAAGATTGTCGACGATTGTCGAAGGATATGACCCTTCTGTTTTAACAGCATCAAATTACAGATCGTGGGAAAAATTACCTACCGCAGCAAGAACACTTAATTTTTCTCTGCTGGTAAGAGATAATAATCCGGTAGGCGGACAAACGGGACGGGATGATATTCAGCTTACCGTATCAGCTGCAGCAGGACCTTTTACCGTAAGTTCTCAGAACACAGCTGGAATCACGTGGACTGCCGGTCAGCAGCAGACCGTTACCTGGAATGTAGCGAATACGAATGCAGCTCCTGTCAATACGGCGAATGTGAGTATCCTGATTTCTATGGACGGTGGCCTTACATTTCCTCATACCTTGGTGGCAAGTACTCCGAATAACGGTTCCTATACATTCACCGTTCCCAATGGGCTGGGAAATTCCTCCAATGCCAGAATTATGGTTAAAGCAGTAGATAATGTATTTTTAAACGTTAATGCAGCCAACTTTACCATCAATTCCAACCTGTCTACTGGCGAAACAGGAAAAGAAAACGGGTTAAAAATCTATCCGAATCCTTCTAAAGGAATATTCACGATAGAATCGGATTCTAAAACCAATATTTCTTATACCTTATATGCAATGGACGGAAAATTGGTACATCCTAAAAAAGAAGTTTCCCGTAATGGAGGAAAAATCGTTGAAAAAGTGAATGTCTCCGATCTTCCGTCAGGAGTTTATATTATCCAGGTAGATCAGGAAGGGCAGAAGATTTCTAAAAAACTGATGATCAATAAATAG
- a CDS encoding peptide chain release factor 3 produces the protein MSDLIKEIEKRKTFGIISHPDAGKTTLTEKLLLFGGAIQEAGAVKSNKIKKGATSDFMEIERQRGISVATSVLAFEYRDHKINILDTPGHKDFAEDTYRTLTAVDSVIVVIDVAKGVEEQTEKLVQVCRMRNIPMLVFINKLDREGKDAFDLLDEVEQKLGLTVCPLSLPIGMGADFQGIYNIWEDNIQLFLEEKKQKVGEAIKFDDINDPTIDEIIGEKAAATLREELDLVQSVYPAFNREDYMKGDLQPVFFGSALNNFGVRELLNAFIDIAPMPQPKESDTRLVKPEESTFTGFVFKIHANMDPKHRDRLAFVKIVSGVFRRNENYLLVREGKKMKFSSPNAFFADKKEVVDESFPGDIVGLHDTGSFRIGDTLTGGEKLSFKGVPSFSPEHFRYINNNDPLKAKQLAKGIDQLMDEGVAQLFTLEMNNRKIIGTVGALQYEVIQYRLEHEYGAKCTYEPLSMHKACWIEADEKSEEFKEFARLKQRFLARDKYNQLVFLADSSFTIHMTQEKFPNVKLHFISEFQNS, from the coding sequence ATGTCAGACTTAATCAAAGAAATAGAAAAAAGAAAAACCTTCGGAATTATTTCCCACCCCGATGCCGGAAAAACAACCCTTACGGAAAAGCTGCTGCTTTTTGGAGGGGCTATTCAGGAAGCGGGTGCTGTAAAATCCAATAAAATAAAAAAAGGAGCGACCTCCGACTTTATGGAAATTGAAAGACAGAGAGGGATCTCTGTGGCTACTTCCGTATTGGCTTTTGAATACAGAGATCATAAAATCAACATTCTGGATACCCCGGGTCACAAAGATTTTGCTGAAGACACCTACAGAACGTTAACGGCTGTGGACTCTGTGATCGTAGTGATTGATGTTGCCAAAGGAGTTGAAGAGCAGACTGAAAAACTGGTTCAGGTCTGCAGAATGAGAAATATTCCGATGTTGGTTTTCATTAATAAACTGGACCGTGAGGGAAAGGATGCCTTTGATTTGCTGGATGAGGTTGAACAGAAATTGGGATTAACCGTTTGTCCGCTTTCTTTACCAATCGGTATGGGAGCGGATTTCCAGGGAATTTATAATATATGGGAAGACAATATCCAGTTATTTCTTGAAGAAAAAAAACAAAAAGTAGGAGAAGCCATAAAGTTTGATGATATCAATGATCCCACCATCGATGAGATTATTGGTGAAAAGGCAGCGGCTACTTTGAGAGAAGAACTTGATCTGGTACAGTCTGTTTATCCTGCATTTAATCGTGAAGATTATATGAAAGGAGATTTGCAGCCGGTTTTCTTTGGTTCAGCATTAAATAATTTCGGAGTCCGTGAATTGCTGAATGCTTTCATCGATATTGCTCCGATGCCACAGCCTAAGGAAAGTGACACGCGTCTGGTAAAACCTGAAGAGAGTACTTTTACAGGGTTTGTTTTTAAAATTCATGCGAATATGGATCCTAAACACAGGGACCGTCTGGCTTTCGTAAAAATTGTTTCCGGGGTATTTAGAAGAAATGAAAATTATCTCCTGGTACGGGAAGGTAAGAAAATGAAGTTCTCTTCTCCGAATGCATTTTTCGCGGATAAAAAAGAGGTGGTGGACGAAAGTTTCCCCGGAGATATCGTGGGGCTCCATGACACGGGAAGCTTCAGAATCGGCGATACACTCACCGGTGGTGAAAAACTGAGTTTCAAAGGTGTTCCGAGTTTCTCTCCAGAGCATTTCAGATATATTAACAATAATGATCCATTAAAAGCAAAACAGTTGGCTAAAGGCATTGACCAGCTGATGGATGAAGGTGTTGCACAGCTTTTCACACTTGAAATGAATAACAGGAAAATCATCGGAACTGTAGGTGCCCTTCAGTACGAGGTGATCCAGTACCGTCTTGAACATGAGTATGGAGCAAAGTGTACCTACGAACCACTTTCTATGCATAAGGCCTGCTGGATTGAAGCTGACGAAAAATCTGAAGAGTTCAAAGAGTTTGCAAGACTGAAGCAGAGATTTTTAGCAAGAGATAAATACAATCAGCTGGTATTTCTTGCAGATTCATCATTTACCATTCACATGACCCAGGAAAAGTTTCCGAATGTGAAACTGCATTTCATCAGTGAATTTCAGAACAGCTAA
- a CDS encoding MFS transporter, whose protein sequence is MDSLVKRSENVNLSLLTYVCFTFVGYFIIGLSLSVLPIFINKNLGFSLVVAGIVISLQYVSTFFLRAYSGKIIDGKGPKPAVLFSMLSFSLTGVFLIIAYYFRLSPMISLGFLVVTRLLTGCAEGMIGASPINWAIMAVGEKHTAKIISYNGVACYGALAIGASLGILIEHQFSLYGIGILSILLGILGFVFAKTKENKTNTHTQEAQSFWKVLGKVAPFGVCLALGGIGFASISTFITLYYNYFHWNNGALCLSIFGGLFVAGRLVFSNVINNYGGIKVAIACLFVETLGLLIIAFATNSQMALLGAGVTGLGFSLIFPALGVVAIKSVSPSSQGSALAGYGLFIDLSLGVAGPLIGGVADLYGMSYIFPFSAAMVFVGLGLAYLLKIKSAAH, encoded by the coding sequence ATGGATAGTTTAGTCAAACGGTCAGAGAATGTTAACTTATCCCTGCTTACTTATGTGTGTTTTACTTTTGTAGGATATTTCATCATAGGATTATCTCTGTCTGTTCTTCCTATTTTTATTAATAAAAATTTAGGCTTCAGTCTCGTCGTTGCCGGCATCGTGATCAGTTTACAATATGTATCGACTTTTTTTCTAAGGGCATATTCCGGAAAAATTATCGATGGAAAGGGGCCGAAACCTGCGGTATTATTCAGCATGCTGAGTTTTTCTTTAACAGGTGTTTTTTTGATAATTGCCTATTATTTCAGGCTTTCTCCCATGATCAGCCTGGGTTTTCTTGTTGTCACCCGTCTTCTCACAGGCTGTGCAGAAGGAATGATCGGTGCAAGTCCGATCAATTGGGCTATTATGGCAGTTGGTGAAAAACATACGGCCAAAATCATTTCCTATAATGGGGTTGCCTGTTATGGTGCCCTTGCCATCGGAGCTTCACTGGGCATACTGATTGAACATCAATTCAGTCTCTATGGCATCGGAATCCTCTCTATTCTGTTAGGAATTCTGGGCTTCGTTTTTGCAAAAACCAAAGAAAATAAAACCAATACCCACACTCAGGAAGCTCAGTCTTTCTGGAAGGTCCTGGGAAAAGTTGCGCCTTTTGGAGTCTGCCTCGCATTGGGCGGAATCGGCTTTGCGAGTATTTCCACGTTTATTACGCTGTACTACAACTATTTTCACTGGAATAACGGAGCGCTGTGTCTCAGTATTTTCGGTGGTCTTTTTGTTGCCGGAAGATTGGTTTTCAGCAATGTGATCAATAATTATGGCGGGATTAAAGTGGCGATTGCCTGTCTTTTTGTAGAGACCCTCGGGCTTTTAATTATAGCTTTTGCAACAAATTCCCAGATGGCACTTTTAGGAGCCGGCGTAACCGGTTTAGGATTTTCCCTGATTTTTCCCGCTTTAGGCGTTGTTGCCATCAAAAGTGTTTCGCCGTCAAGTCAGGGTTCTGCATTGGCCGGATACGGCCTTTTTATCGATCTTTCCTTAGGTGTTGCAGGTCCGCTCATCGGCGGTGTCGCAGATCTGTATGGTATGAGTTATATTTTCCCTTTTAGTGCTGCCATGGTGTTTGTTGGGTTAGGATTGGCTTATCTGCTTAAAATAAAATCAGCAGCACACTGA